The genomic segment ATGAGATTTAACCAAGTAAATAACCATTTCTCCGCGCAACAAATACTTAGATCCGCTTCCCATTATTAGCCTAACAGGTATATGGATAACGGAAAGTTAAGTAGATAGATTATTTTATGTTTCTTGAGCAGCTAGTTGAAAGCTTAAGCACGCTCCCATGAACCTTAAGAAATTGGCATGGTCTTACTAAACCACGGCCCTCTTTGCTTTTAATCTAAATACTTTATAAAAGGTCACAATTTCCCACTTACTGTAAATTTAATGCCAATTTATATTTAAAAGTCCCTCGAGCTCAATAATCATTTCATTTGGATTAACTCCAGGATACTTTTTGGGATAATCAAGCAATGAACGTACTTTTAGGTACTCCGGTACAATCATATTACACCACTTAAGAGCTACGTCAGATCTTCTCTTTGCAATGATAGTAAATCCCAGTAAAACATCTCCAATAACTGCAGCATTTTTGTACATTAATCCTTCCCGAAAAAAATTATATAATACATGTGCCAGATTATCTAACCTCATATCGCTTCCTTCAAGAGAGTACAAAAATTCACCTATAAAATTACAATATACATTTTGCAAATCTCTTTTTATATACTCTCCGAGTATATTGGATGCTGAAACTAGCATCTCAAACGGTGGCATACTCCATTGATTAGAAGCCTTGGCTATCCTAATTAGGGGCCGGGCTAAAAGATAGATAAATCTATACATATCGTTTTTTAAAAGCACATCAGATAGTCGTTCTAATGATCTAGGTATTTCTCTTAAAGGATGACGTAAATTACTATTTATTTTTCCTTCCTCGTTTAGCTCTGGATTCATTTCAAAATAGACGGTGGCTAATTTAGAATAGGCCTCAATGACTGTTTCGACTATACTTGTATAGCCTTTTTGTGCAGCATTCCATCCCATTTCCTCCAAAGACATAACTATTTTTACCCGTTCCTCATTAGTTGTTGTTTGATGCGCCTTTAATAATAAATTATCAATTGTCTTCTTGGGGCTCATCCAGTTTACGATTGAAAACACATAACTAGCGATTGTAATTACGGATAAGGCATTCATGTATAGTAGAGAATTATAACTAACTGCTAAGTGATTTGAAATTATTTGTGGAAGAGTTGTTAATATTAGTCCGTCAATTAACATTAGCGTTGAAATAATAATTAGCAAAATAAAAAAACTTTTTTTAGGAAAGAAATCCAGACTCGTAGGAGCTTTGTCTGAAGATAACTGAAGAATTAATAATGTTACAGTTACTATTAAAGCAAGCATACTTGCAAGAACCTGAAGCGCGGAACTAAAAATATATCTGTAATTATCGAGCAAAAAGGAAGGTAAAGGTAAAAAATTGAATAGAATTAACCAGATAGCACCAAATAATATAATAAATTTGATAGGTCGCGGTAGTCTGGTCAGCTTTTTAATTACTTTTCTCTTAAGATTATCAATACTAAGCATATAATTTCTCCTTAAAACATATATTCTTAGGTCTTCGTCATTGTTATTACATTTCCTTCATCAGAAATGGATAGTGAAATTTAGGAAGATATAATGAACTCGTATGATATATAAGTTTCATTGTTATTAGATAGCCGTTCTAAATGACGGTACAAAAAAAACTACGATACAGTTCAAAGCCGAATCCTAGTCTTTAAATTTCATAAACGGTTCGCATTATAGACATTAGACGAATTATATCTAATCTAATATAAGGAAATTTATTTTTACTCTTGATCACATTTCTTCTAACATTCAACTTATTTTCATAATATTCCTGCCTATTCTGACATATTTTTGCAAAATAAACTATTTCTATTACTTTCTCCACTCACTTCCTTCTCTTTAAGGCAAAAATAAAATGCGTTGGCTAGAAATTTGATTTCTCTACCAACGCATTTATGATTTCACACTGTCTTTATAATCTCCTGAACTCTACCGATTTGTCCATCCGTCAGTCTTACTTTAATTCCTCTCGGATGTTTTTGGGAATTTGTCAAGATATCTTTAACGGTACCGCGCGTCCTTTTTCCTGTCCTCTGATCTTCTTTTAAAACAATATCCACTGTGATTCCAGCCTGAATATTGCTTCTTATCTGCCCATCCATGTTCTGAGTCCTCCTATCAGTCCGCGAACTCCGCCGCAATCCGTTTAGCCCTTTGCTCAACTTCTTGGCAAATCTTTTTAACATCCATTGTTAAAAGCTTGCGCTCTTCCATGATGAACTTTCCATCGACCATCATTGTACGTACATCACCCGCATGGGCGACATAGACGAGATGGGCTGGGATGGAAAAGCGAGGGTAGAAATGCGGTTGATCAAAGTTAATCGTGATCAAATCCGCTTTGTAACCTGGAGCAAGCATGCCTATATCTTCATAACCTAAAGCCTTAGCTCCTTGAATGGTCGCCATTTCCAGAACTTCATAGGCGGGAAGGGCCGTTGAGTCTTTTTTCAACTTCTGCTGGAGGGCCGCGCTGCGCATTTCTCCGAAAAGATCAAGATTATTATTGCTCGAAGCGCCATCCGTTCCTAAGCCGACTACAACTCCCTTCGCAATCATTTCAGGGACTGGAGCTGTGCCGCTATTCAGCTTCATATTGCTTTCAGGGTTATGGGCTACAGCGACCTTTTTCTCAGCTAAAATATTGATATCTTCTTCTGTAAGATGGACACAATGGGCTGCAACCACGTGGCCTCCGAAAATGCCCAGATCGTTTAACCATTGAACTGGGGTTTTTCCCTCTTGTTCTTTAATCGTATTGATCTCATCGAGTGTTTCAGCAACGTGAATATGTATACCAACGCCTCGGCGATCTGCCTCCGCTTTGACCTTCTGTAAGAACTCTCCCGAGCAGGTATAAGGAGCGTGAGGTCCGAACATGACCTGAATTCTTCCGTCGCCAGCCCCATGATAGTTCTCCACAAGCTCGATTTGTTCTTGAAAAGCCTGTTCTCCGTTGGGAGCATTCCCAATCATACCCCGTGAAAGGACTGCTCGAGTCCCTGTTTCAAGTACAGCATCTCCCACCCGATCCATATCGCCATACATATCAAGCATCGATGTCGTTCCGGACAGAATCATTTCTGCTAAGGCCAGTTTTGTTCCCCAGTATATATCTTCTTTCCCCATTTTCGCCTCGAACGGCCAGACCTTATCTGTTAGCCAAGGCATTAGCGGAAGGTCATCAGCATAACTTCTCAGCATCGTCATCGCTGCATGGGTATGAGTATTGATCAGCCCAGGCATCACGACATCATTGGGCAAATCAAGTACGCGATCCGGTACGAAACCGGCAGGAGCTGAACCCTTCGGTCCTACTGAGAGAATACGGTCCCCTTCAATCGCAATTTCTCCTTCAGGATAAAAATCATCAGGCCCAGTCATGGGTAAGATCATCGCTCGGATTAGGGTTTTTGACACGAAAACTCACTCCTTCTACTTTCTATTCATAAAAAACCTTTAAGAATAACTAAAAAGGGACCAGCAAGCGTAGCTTCTTGCACAGGAGTGAACGATTTCGCGAAGGGGCGATAAGGCAAACAAAGCTTCCGTAGCTTAGCGTAGCCATTGGTTCACTTCAGGTATTGCCCAGAGGTTTGGCGTAGCTGCTACGGAAGCGAGTGCGCCAGCCCTGGAGCGCTGAGTGAACGGATGGGCAAGAAGCTACACGACCCAGACCTTTTCATAATCTGATGGTGCTACGTAGTAGTATAAGATTCTACCCTAAGACTGGCAAAGTAATGCTTAATCTCTCTGCCCATACTGGTTTATATAATCGGATCGCAGCCCGCGCTTATCTTCGTCACTTAATTGAACCGGAGTTCCCAGCAGTCGCGACATAATATGGATTTGCGCGCTCTTCTCCACAATCTGGCAGACTTTAAGGGCCTCTTCAACAGAGCGCCCCACTCCGACCAAACCATGATTAGCTAGAAACACAGCATTTTTATCAGCGAGTGATCGCACGGTAGCCTCTGCTAATTCTTCAGTGCCCGCCCGCTGGTAATCCGCGACGCTGACTTCTTCACCCACAATCATTGCGAAATCCTCGACTAAACCCGGAAGAGGAACATGGGCAACGGCATGAGCTGTCGCATAAATGGAATGGGTATGAACGATTCCTTTTACCTCTTGGCGTTGTGAGTATATGGCTCGATGGAGTTGTTCCTCAGAAGAAGGTTTACGATAGCCTTCAAGGACAACCCCTTGCATATTCATCAGCACTAAATCTTCTTCTTTTAGGGCGAGATAATCCATTCCACTGGGGGTAATCCAAAACCCATCTCGTGAATCATCCCAAGCCGAGATATTTCCCCAGGTTCCAGCCACTAAGCCAGTCTGGATAATTTCTCGGCCAATCTCAATAATTTTTGTTTTTAGCATTTAAGATCTCACCATTATTTTCAAGAGATTTACAGAAAATGGGGGCGAAACGATCCCTTTTTCCGTAATAATTCCGGTAATATACTTCGCCGGTGTCACATCAAAAGCCGGATTATAGACTGGAACATCGAGCGGAGCGGTCTGCACGCCAAATAGTTCCCGCAATTCTTGAGGATTACGTTCTTCAATCGGAATTTCCTGTCCGCTCGGCACTTTAAGATCAATCGTGGATGTTGGAGCCGCAATATAGAAAGGGATTCCATGAGCATGTGCTAAAACCGCAACGGAATACGTTCCAATCTTATTCGCGGTATCCCCATTTGCCGCTATTCGGTCAGCGCCCACGATCACGAGATCGATTTTCCCTTGTTGCATCAGATAACCGGCCATATTGTCCGCTATGAGCGTCACCGAAATATTATCCTTCATCAACTCAAAGGTCGTCAATCGAGCTCCCTGTAAAAATGGCCGTGTCTCATCAGCATAGACATGAATATTCTTGCCCATCTGATGTGCCGCCCGAATCACGCCCAAGGCCGTTCCATATTCAACAGTAGCCAAAGCTCCCGCATTGCAGTGTGTCAATATATTGGCTTCTTCGGGGACAATCGGATTACCTTGCTCACCAATCAAATGGCAAACCCTCCGGTCGTCCTCAGCAATGCTCTCTGCCTCTACAACCAATGCCTTTCGAATCTCATCCAAATCCTCGACTTCATATAAGTCGCGCAGACGATCTTCCATCCGGCGTAAAGCCCAAAATAAATTGACAGCAGTCGGTCGCGTTTTAGTCAAACGCTCTTTTACCGTATTCATATAATCTTGAAATCCAACTCGAGTGCCAGTGTATTGTATCGCTCCTAGAGCATAGCCATAGGCAGCTGCCGCTCCGATAGCTGGCGCCCCTCTCACGACCATGCTTTCAATTGCTTCAGCCACTTCTTCATAGGTTGTTACATCATTATAGATCGTTGTCACCGGAAGCTTTGTCTGATCTAATATTCGCAGGGAATCACCCAGCCATTCTAATGCTTTCACATCCCTACCGCCTTTCTAAAACTTACCAGCCTCTTCATTAGCTAATCTGCACGTACAATCCTGTTCGAGACGAATCATCTGGAAGGTCTCCTCGACTAACATCGCGACCGTTTTGCCCATCATTTTCATGCTTGATAATACTTCAGCGTGGGTTAACGGATGATCAGCAATTCCTGCCGCTTCATTCGTCACCATTGCAATTGTCGCATAACACATACCTAATTCCTTGGCGAGCACAACCTCAGGAACACTGGTCATTCCCACCAAGTCTCCCCCTAGCATCTGATACGCTTTGATTTCCGCAGGGGTCTCAAAACGTGGGCCCTCCGTACAAACATATGTTGCTCCATCCTTCAGCGCTACTCCGAGCTTATCCGCAGCTCTGCGGATATCGTCCTGCACAGAATGACAGTATGGTTCCGTCATATCAACATGCAGAACCCCGGAGTCGCCTCCTTCATAAAAGGTTTGTGGACGACTTTTTGTAAAATCCAAAAATTGCTCGACTAAAACGAGATCACCCAGCTTATAGCGCGTAGACAAGGAGCCCACGGCTGCAGTTGCTAAGATCTGTGTAACCCCCAACTCGTTTAAAGCCCAGATATTCGCTCGGTAATTCACGAGATGAGGAGGAGTCGCATGGGTTTTACCATGCCGACTCATGAAAACAATCGTTTTTTTACTTTCACCGATTCGACCGAGATCGACTTGCACCTCTCCATAAGGAGTCTGTACTGTTTCCTGATCATAGTCTTGCAAAGACAAATTTTCTAACCCTGTTCCGCCAATCAGTGCCAAACGGCTCA from the Desulfitobacterium metallireducens DSM 15288 genome contains:
- a CDS encoding YwbE family protein, which translates into the protein MDGQIRSNIQAGITVDIVLKEDQRTGKRTRGTVKDILTNSQKHPRGIKVRLTDGQIGRVQEIIKTV
- a CDS encoding amidohydrolase codes for the protein MSKTLIRAMILPMTGPDDFYPEGEIAIEGDRILSVGPKGSAPAGFVPDRVLDLPNDVVMPGLINTHTHAAMTMLRSYADDLPLMPWLTDKVWPFEAKMGKEDIYWGTKLALAEMILSGTTSMLDMYGDMDRVGDAVLETGTRAVLSRGMIGNAPNGEQAFQEQIELVENYHGAGDGRIQVMFGPHAPYTCSGEFLQKVKAEADRRGVGIHIHVAETLDEINTIKEQEGKTPVQWLNDLGIFGGHVVAAHCVHLTEEDINILAEKKVAVAHNPESNMKLNSGTAPVPEMIAKGVVVGLGTDGASSNNNLDLFGEMRSAALQQKLKKDSTALPAYEVLEMATIQGAKALGYEDIGMLAPGYKADLITINFDQPHFYPRFSIPAHLVYVAHAGDVRTMMVDGKFIMEERKLLTMDVKKICQEVEQRAKRIAAEFAD
- a CDS encoding class II aldolase/adducin family protein, translated to MLKTKIIEIGREIIQTGLVAGTWGNISAWDDSRDGFWITPSGMDYLALKEEDLVLMNMQGVVLEGYRKPSSEEQLHRAIYSQRQEVKGIVHTHSIYATAHAVAHVPLPGLVEDFAMIVGEEVSVADYQRAGTEELAEATVRSLADKNAVFLANHGLVGVGRSVEEALKVCQIVEKSAQIHIMSRLLGTPVQLSDEDKRGLRSDYINQYGQRD
- the mtnA gene encoding S-methyl-5-thioribose-1-phosphate isomerase — protein: MKALEWLGDSLRILDQTKLPVTTIYNDVTTYEEVAEAIESMVVRGAPAIGAAAAYGYALGAIQYTGTRVGFQDYMNTVKERLTKTRPTAVNLFWALRRMEDRLRDLYEVEDLDEIRKALVVEAESIAEDDRRVCHLIGEQGNPIVPEEANILTHCNAGALATVEYGTALGVIRAAHQMGKNIHVYADETRPFLQGARLTTFELMKDNISVTLIADNMAGYLMQQGKIDLVIVGADRIAANGDTANKIGTYSVAVLAHAHGIPFYIAAPTSTIDLKVPSGQEIPIEERNPQELRELFGVQTAPLDVPVYNPAFDVTPAKYITGIITEKGIVSPPFSVNLLKIMVRS
- a CDS encoding S-methyl-5'-thioinosine phosphorylase, coding for MIGGTGLENLSLQDYDQETVQTPYGEVQVDLGRIGESKKTIVFMSRHGKTHATPPHLVNYRANIWALNELGVTQILATAAVGSLSTRYKLGDLVLVEQFLDFTKSRPQTFYEGGDSGVLHVDMTEPYCHSVQDDIRRAADKLGVALKDGATYVCTEGPRFETPAEIKAYQMLGGDLVGMTSVPEVVLAKELGMCYATIAMVTNEAAGIADHPLTHAEVLSSMKMMGKTVAMLVEETFQMIRLEQDCTCRLANEEAGKF